In the genome of Magnolia sinica isolate HGM2019 chromosome 2, MsV1, whole genome shotgun sequence, one region contains:
- the LOC131232789 gene encoding sulfate transporter 1.3-like isoform X3 produces the protein MNHSVSDKLENKEQDITDQQSSCPQANDLPYINRVRLAPRRKLHQEFTSSLKETFFPDNPLRPFKDQPRSRKIVLGLQTLFPILEWGRHYNLHKFKGDFIAGLTIASLCIPQDIAYAQLAYLKPQYGLYSSFVPPLIYACMGSSRDIAIGPVAVVSLLLGTLVHNEVDSAKNPDEYLRLVFTATFFAGITQVTLGFFRLGFLIDFLSHAAVVGFMGGAAITIALQQLKGFLGINNFTKKTGIISVMRSVWSSVHHGGKKKKSLFWVPAIAPLISVILSTFFVYITHAEKHGVKIVKDIQKGINPSSLEQIHFSGEFAAKGFRIGVVAGMIALTEATAIGRTFAAMKDYQIDGNKEMVALGVMNIAGSMTSCYVATGSFSRSAVNYMAGCQTAVSNIVMSAVVLLTLELITPLFKYTPNAILASIIISAVISLIDYDAAILIWKIDKLDFIACMGAFFGVVFVSVEIGLLIAVAISFAKILLQVTRPRTAVLGNLPSTSIYRNIEQYPDAKKVPGMLIVRVDSAIYFSNSNYVRERVLRWLSDEDEQLKANNQPRIQFLIMEMSPVTDIDTSGIHSLEELYRSLQKREVQLVLANPGQTVIDKIHASKFVDLIGEDKIFLTVADAVMAWSTKAKQEEV, from the exons ATGAATCATTCTGTTTCAGACAAGCTTGAAAACAAGGAACAGGACATTACTGACCAGCAATCCTCATGCCCTCAGGCCAATGACTTGCCATACATTAATAGGGTGAGGTTGGCTCCTCGGCGGAAACTCCATCAGGAATTCACTTCTTCATTGAAGGAAACATTCTTCCCCGACAACCCTTTGCGCCCTTTCAAGGACCAACCGAGGTCGAGAAAGATTGTCCTTGGCCTTCAGACCTTGTTCCCCATACTCGAATGGGGGAGACATTACAACTTACATAAGTTCAAAGGTGACTTTATTGCAGGGCTGACCATTGCAAGTCTTTGTATTCCTCAG GATATTGCGTATGCACAGCTTGCATATTTGAAACCCCAATATGGGCTAT ACTCTAGTTTCGTTCCGCCGCTGATTTACGCATGCATGGGGAGTTCGCGCGACATTGCCATCGGACCAGTAGCAGTTGTGTCTCTCCTGCTGGGGACTTTGGTCCACAATGAGGTTGATTCTGCTAAAAATCCAGATGAGTACCTCCGGCTTGTATTCACTGCAACATTCTTTGCTGGGATCACTCAAGTCACACTTGGATTTTTTAG ATTAGGATTCTTGATCGACTTCCTATCTCATGCGGCCGTTGTTGGGTTCATGGGTGGGGCAGCCATCACAATTGCTCTGCAACAGCTCAAAGGTTTCCTTGGCATAAACAATTTTACTAAGAAGACGGGTATTATTTCAGTTATGCGTTCGGTATGGAGTTCTGTACATCACGGG gggaagaagaagaagagccttTTCTGGGTGCCTGCAATCGCCCCTTTGATCTCTGTTATTCTCTCGACCTTTTTCGTGTATATTACACATGCAGAAAAGCATGGTGTTAAAATT GTGAAAGACATACAAAAAGGTATAAATCCATCATCCTTGGAACAAATTCATTTCAGTGGTGAATTTGCTGCGAAGGGTTTCAGAATTGGTGTAGTGGCTGGTATGATAGCATTAACG GAAGCTACAGCAATTGGAAGAACATTTGCAGCTATGAAGGACTATCAGATAGATGGAAACAAAGAAATGGTGGcccttggggttatgaacattgCTGGTTCAATGACTTCTTGCTATGTGGCAACAG GTTCCTTCTCCCGCTCTGCGGTGAATTACATGGCCGGCTGCCAAACAGCTGTCTCTAACATTGTGATGTCAGCAGTGGTACTCCTAACTCTAGAACTGATCACACCCCTCTTCAAATACACCCCAAATGCTATACTCGCATCTATCATTATCTCTGCCGTGATTAGCCTAATCGACTATGATGCTGCAATCCTTATATGGAAAATTGATAAACTGGACTTCATTGCCTGCATGGGGGCCTTCTTTGGTGTGGTTTTTGTGTCTGTTGAAATTGGACTCTTGATTGCG GTCGCAATATCATTTGCAAAAATACTTCTTCAAGTGACCAGACCACGGACTGCTGTACTTGGTAACCTCCCAAGTACAAGCATATACCGTAACATAGAACAGTATCCCGATGCAAAAAAGGTTCCTGGGATGCTTATTGTGAGAGTTGATTCGGCAATCTACTTTTCCAACTCCAACTATGTTCGTGAAAG GGTCCTAAGATGGTTGAGTGATGAAGATGAACAGCTGAAAGCGAACAACCAACCAAGAATCCAGTTCTTGATCATGGAAATGTCAC CTGTTACTGACATTGACACCAGCGGCATCCATTCCTTGGAGGAGTTATATCGGAGTCTCCAAAAGAGAGAAGTTCAG CTTGTTCTGGCGAATCCTGGGCAGACGGTGATAGACAAGATCCACGCATCAAAATTCGTGGACCTGATCGGCGAAGACAAGATCTTCCTGACCGTTGCAGACGCCGTGatggcatggtccaccaaagCCAAGCAAGAAGAAGTCTGA
- the LOC131232789 gene encoding sulfate transporter 1.3-like isoform X2 — protein MNHSVSDKLENKEQDITDQQSSCPQANDLPYINRVRLAPRRKLHQEFTSSLKETFFPDNPLRPFKDQPRSRKIVLGLQTLFPILEWGRHYNLHKFKGDFIAGLTIASLCIPQDIAYAQLAYLKPQYGLYSSFVPPLIYACMGSSRDIAIGPVAVVSLLLGTLVHNEVDSAKNPDEYLRLVFTATFFAGITQVTLGFFRLGFLIDFLSHAAVVGFMGGAAITIALQQLKGFLGINNFTKKTGIISVMRSVWSSVHHGWNWQTILIGSVFLVFLLVAKYIGKKKKSLFWVPAIAPLISVILSTFFVYITHAEKHGVKIVKDIQKGINPSSLEQIHFSGEFAAKGFRIGVVAGMIALTEATAIGRTFAAMKDYQIDGNKEMVALGVMNIAGSMTSCYVATGSFSRSAVNYMAGCQTAVSNIVMSAVVLLTLELITPLFKYTPNAILASIIISAVISLIDYDAAILIWKIDKLDFIACMGAFFGVVFVSVEIGLLIAVAISFAKILLQVTRPRTAVLGNLPSTSIYRNIEQYPDAKKVPGMLIVRVDSAIYFSNSNYVRERVLRWLSDEDEQLKANNQPRIQFLIMEMSPVTDIDTSGIHSLEELYRSLQKREVQAIDKRAMNSISWNFCGRITHDGAMRFCS, from the exons ATGAATCATTCTGTTTCAGACAAGCTTGAAAACAAGGAACAGGACATTACTGACCAGCAATCCTCATGCCCTCAGGCCAATGACTTGCCATACATTAATAGGGTGAGGTTGGCTCCTCGGCGGAAACTCCATCAGGAATTCACTTCTTCATTGAAGGAAACATTCTTCCCCGACAACCCTTTGCGCCCTTTCAAGGACCAACCGAGGTCGAGAAAGATTGTCCTTGGCCTTCAGACCTTGTTCCCCATACTCGAATGGGGGAGACATTACAACTTACATAAGTTCAAAGGTGACTTTATTGCAGGGCTGACCATTGCAAGTCTTTGTATTCCTCAG GATATTGCGTATGCACAGCTTGCATATTTGAAACCCCAATATGGGCTAT ACTCTAGTTTCGTTCCGCCGCTGATTTACGCATGCATGGGGAGTTCGCGCGACATTGCCATCGGACCAGTAGCAGTTGTGTCTCTCCTGCTGGGGACTTTGGTCCACAATGAGGTTGATTCTGCTAAAAATCCAGATGAGTACCTCCGGCTTGTATTCACTGCAACATTCTTTGCTGGGATCACTCAAGTCACACTTGGATTTTTTAG ATTAGGATTCTTGATCGACTTCCTATCTCATGCGGCCGTTGTTGGGTTCATGGGTGGGGCAGCCATCACAATTGCTCTGCAACAGCTCAAAGGTTTCCTTGGCATAAACAATTTTACTAAGAAGACGGGTATTATTTCAGTTATGCGTTCGGTATGGAGTTCTGTACATCACGGG TGGAATTGGCAGACAATCCTCATAGGATCAGTCTTCTTGGTTTTCCTTCTAGTTGCCAAATACATT gggaagaagaagaagagccttTTCTGGGTGCCTGCAATCGCCCCTTTGATCTCTGTTATTCTCTCGACCTTTTTCGTGTATATTACACATGCAGAAAAGCATGGTGTTAAAATT GTGAAAGACATACAAAAAGGTATAAATCCATCATCCTTGGAACAAATTCATTTCAGTGGTGAATTTGCTGCGAAGGGTTTCAGAATTGGTGTAGTGGCTGGTATGATAGCATTAACG GAAGCTACAGCAATTGGAAGAACATTTGCAGCTATGAAGGACTATCAGATAGATGGAAACAAAGAAATGGTGGcccttggggttatgaacattgCTGGTTCAATGACTTCTTGCTATGTGGCAACAG GTTCCTTCTCCCGCTCTGCGGTGAATTACATGGCCGGCTGCCAAACAGCTGTCTCTAACATTGTGATGTCAGCAGTGGTACTCCTAACTCTAGAACTGATCACACCCCTCTTCAAATACACCCCAAATGCTATACTCGCATCTATCATTATCTCTGCCGTGATTAGCCTAATCGACTATGATGCTGCAATCCTTATATGGAAAATTGATAAACTGGACTTCATTGCCTGCATGGGGGCCTTCTTTGGTGTGGTTTTTGTGTCTGTTGAAATTGGACTCTTGATTGCG GTCGCAATATCATTTGCAAAAATACTTCTTCAAGTGACCAGACCACGGACTGCTGTACTTGGTAACCTCCCAAGTACAAGCATATACCGTAACATAGAACAGTATCCCGATGCAAAAAAGGTTCCTGGGATGCTTATTGTGAGAGTTGATTCGGCAATCTACTTTTCCAACTCCAACTATGTTCGTGAAAG GGTCCTAAGATGGTTGAGTGATGAAGATGAACAGCTGAAAGCGAACAACCAACCAAGAATCCAGTTCTTGATCATGGAAATGTCAC CTGTTACTGACATTGACACCAGCGGCATCCATTCCTTGGAGGAGTTATATCGGAGTCTCCAAAAGAGAGAAGTTCAG GCCATTGACAAAAGAGCAATGAACTCCATATCTTGGAATTTTTGCGGCAGAATAACCCACGATGGTGCAATGAGATTCTGTTCTTGA
- the LOC131232789 gene encoding sulfate transporter 1.3-like isoform X1, whose amino-acid sequence MNHSVSDKLENKEQDITDQQSSCPQANDLPYINRVRLAPRRKLHQEFTSSLKETFFPDNPLRPFKDQPRSRKIVLGLQTLFPILEWGRHYNLHKFKGDFIAGLTIASLCIPQDIAYAQLAYLKPQYGLYSSFVPPLIYACMGSSRDIAIGPVAVVSLLLGTLVHNEVDSAKNPDEYLRLVFTATFFAGITQVTLGFFRLGFLIDFLSHAAVVGFMGGAAITIALQQLKGFLGINNFTKKTGIISVMRSVWSSVHHGWNWQTILIGSVFLVFLLVAKYIGKKKKSLFWVPAIAPLISVILSTFFVYITHAEKHGVKIVKDIQKGINPSSLEQIHFSGEFAAKGFRIGVVAGMIALTEATAIGRTFAAMKDYQIDGNKEMVALGVMNIAGSMTSCYVATGSFSRSAVNYMAGCQTAVSNIVMSAVVLLTLELITPLFKYTPNAILASIIISAVISLIDYDAAILIWKIDKLDFIACMGAFFGVVFVSVEIGLLIAVAISFAKILLQVTRPRTAVLGNLPSTSIYRNIEQYPDAKKVPGMLIVRVDSAIYFSNSNYVRERVLRWLSDEDEQLKANNQPRIQFLIMEMSPVTDIDTSGIHSLEELYRSLQKREVQLVLANPGQTVIDKIHASKFVDLIGEDKIFLTVADAVMAWSTKAKQEEV is encoded by the exons ATGAATCATTCTGTTTCAGACAAGCTTGAAAACAAGGAACAGGACATTACTGACCAGCAATCCTCATGCCCTCAGGCCAATGACTTGCCATACATTAATAGGGTGAGGTTGGCTCCTCGGCGGAAACTCCATCAGGAATTCACTTCTTCATTGAAGGAAACATTCTTCCCCGACAACCCTTTGCGCCCTTTCAAGGACCAACCGAGGTCGAGAAAGATTGTCCTTGGCCTTCAGACCTTGTTCCCCATACTCGAATGGGGGAGACATTACAACTTACATAAGTTCAAAGGTGACTTTATTGCAGGGCTGACCATTGCAAGTCTTTGTATTCCTCAG GATATTGCGTATGCACAGCTTGCATATTTGAAACCCCAATATGGGCTAT ACTCTAGTTTCGTTCCGCCGCTGATTTACGCATGCATGGGGAGTTCGCGCGACATTGCCATCGGACCAGTAGCAGTTGTGTCTCTCCTGCTGGGGACTTTGGTCCACAATGAGGTTGATTCTGCTAAAAATCCAGATGAGTACCTCCGGCTTGTATTCACTGCAACATTCTTTGCTGGGATCACTCAAGTCACACTTGGATTTTTTAG ATTAGGATTCTTGATCGACTTCCTATCTCATGCGGCCGTTGTTGGGTTCATGGGTGGGGCAGCCATCACAATTGCTCTGCAACAGCTCAAAGGTTTCCTTGGCATAAACAATTTTACTAAGAAGACGGGTATTATTTCAGTTATGCGTTCGGTATGGAGTTCTGTACATCACGGG TGGAATTGGCAGACAATCCTCATAGGATCAGTCTTCTTGGTTTTCCTTCTAGTTGCCAAATACATT gggaagaagaagaagagccttTTCTGGGTGCCTGCAATCGCCCCTTTGATCTCTGTTATTCTCTCGACCTTTTTCGTGTATATTACACATGCAGAAAAGCATGGTGTTAAAATT GTGAAAGACATACAAAAAGGTATAAATCCATCATCCTTGGAACAAATTCATTTCAGTGGTGAATTTGCTGCGAAGGGTTTCAGAATTGGTGTAGTGGCTGGTATGATAGCATTAACG GAAGCTACAGCAATTGGAAGAACATTTGCAGCTATGAAGGACTATCAGATAGATGGAAACAAAGAAATGGTGGcccttggggttatgaacattgCTGGTTCAATGACTTCTTGCTATGTGGCAACAG GTTCCTTCTCCCGCTCTGCGGTGAATTACATGGCCGGCTGCCAAACAGCTGTCTCTAACATTGTGATGTCAGCAGTGGTACTCCTAACTCTAGAACTGATCACACCCCTCTTCAAATACACCCCAAATGCTATACTCGCATCTATCATTATCTCTGCCGTGATTAGCCTAATCGACTATGATGCTGCAATCCTTATATGGAAAATTGATAAACTGGACTTCATTGCCTGCATGGGGGCCTTCTTTGGTGTGGTTTTTGTGTCTGTTGAAATTGGACTCTTGATTGCG GTCGCAATATCATTTGCAAAAATACTTCTTCAAGTGACCAGACCACGGACTGCTGTACTTGGTAACCTCCCAAGTACAAGCATATACCGTAACATAGAACAGTATCCCGATGCAAAAAAGGTTCCTGGGATGCTTATTGTGAGAGTTGATTCGGCAATCTACTTTTCCAACTCCAACTATGTTCGTGAAAG GGTCCTAAGATGGTTGAGTGATGAAGATGAACAGCTGAAAGCGAACAACCAACCAAGAATCCAGTTCTTGATCATGGAAATGTCAC CTGTTACTGACATTGACACCAGCGGCATCCATTCCTTGGAGGAGTTATATCGGAGTCTCCAAAAGAGAGAAGTTCAG CTTGTTCTGGCGAATCCTGGGCAGACGGTGATAGACAAGATCCACGCATCAAAATTCGTGGACCTGATCGGCGAAGACAAGATCTTCCTGACCGTTGCAGACGCCGTGatggcatggtccaccaaagCCAAGCAAGAAGAAGTCTGA